The Metabacillus schmidteae nucleotide sequence TCTCATCCGCACATATTTTGTTTTCTTGTTGGCTATACTACTAAAACCTGAATTATGACATTTGACATTTTAAACATTTGCATTTTCAAACGAATGAAAGCGTTAAGCTGACTGAAAGATATGAAAATGATGAACTTTCTTATTAACATCCTACCATGTGTGTATGTTTTCGACAATCCTTTTTTATCTTAACATTAAAAAATATTTCTATATTGAATGTTCGGTTTTTGTCGTTATCAGTCTTTTTTATATGTTATTTTCACTTATTCTACGAAAAATCATGAACAATCATAAAAGTCATTTTCATGAAAGGAATGTCTTTACAATGAACATCAAGACGAACTTCTTTTTCTCCTGGCAGGAGGGATTTCTAGAAAAACTAAACAATGATGGACCGTGGTCAAATTGGGAGCTTTACAAGCTTGCATATGAAGTTCAAAAGAATACACAAGTTCCTTCTTTTGAAGGCTTACAAGCCCCAAAACACTTGCCACACTTTACACCTCTACCTCATCAACTAGAAGTAGCGCAAAGAGTCGTCGAAAAAATGAACGGTAAAGCGATCCTTGCTGATGAGGTTGGTTTGGGAAAAACAATTGAGGCTGGTCTCATTTTAAAAGAATATATGATTCGGGGACTGGTCAAAAAAGTACTTATTCTCGTCCCGGCATCACTTGTATCACAATGGGCCCGTGAATTAATTGAAAAATTCTTTATTCCTGCTGTAGAACAAAAGAAAAGTTATGTATGGGAAGCATGTGATGTTGTTGTGTCCTCTATTGATACAGCGAAAAGAAGCCCACATCGTGACATTGTCTATAACCAGAACTATGATCTCGTCATAATTGATGAAGCTCACAAGCTTAAAAATAATAAAACAAAAAACTATGAATTTGTTCAAAATTTAAAAAAGAAATATTGTTTACTATTAACAGCAACACCAGTTCAAAACAGAGTAGAAGAAATTTTCAACTTAGTATCATTATTAAAACCAGGCCATCTTGGAAACGAAGCCTATTTTTCAGATGTGTTTTCAGCGAAGGAACGTTCAATTGAGGACCATGAGCAATTACGTGAGCTCATTAATAAAGTTATGATTAGAAATCGGCGCGGTGACACAGGTATTGAATGGCCAAAGCGTATTGTTGAAACAGTGCCAATCGAATTTTCAGAAACAGAACAACATCTTTATGACACCATTTCTGCTCTTAAGTCATCATCACAATATGCTGCAAACACCTTCTCTATTATGACCTTACAACGGGAAGCTTGCAGTAGTCGTGAAGCTGTCTATATGACTCTTAAAAAGATGCTTGACTTGCCTGAAGAAGAGGAAGCTGTTTTGCCAAATGATGTCATCAAAGAAATTATGATGGCCATTGACGGTGTTACGCAAAACTCAAAAGCATTAAAAGTAGTAGAGTTAATCAAAGAACTTGATGATAAAGTCATTATTTTCACTGAATATCGAGCAACTCAATTTTATTTACAATGGTTTCTTCAGCAGCATGGCATTACGTCCGTTCCATTTCGTGGTGGCTTTAAAAGAGGAAAAAAAGATTGGATGAAAGAACTCTTTAAAAATCGCGTACAAGTACTCATAGCGACAGAAGCTGGCGGTGAAGGAATCAACCTTCAATTTTGTCATAATATTATCAATTATGATTTACCATGGAATCCAATGCGTTTAGAACAGCGTATTGGTCGTATACACCGTTTAGGTCAGGAACAAGACGTTAACATATACAATATGGCAACCAAAAACACAGTTGAAGAACATATTTTAACTCTTCTGTATGACAAAATTAATTTATTTGAAAAAGTCATTGGTGACCTTGATGAGATTCTCACTCGATTAGAAATTAAAAACTTCGAGGAACATATACAAGACATCATGTACCACTCAAAAAGCGACAGAGAAATGAAAATAAAAATGGAGAATTTAACATCAATTCTCGATTATGCTCAAGCTTCACAAGAACAACGAAAAGCAGCAAGCGGAGATAAGTAGAAAGGTGGCGACAGTATGCAGCAAGAACAAATTCATCACTTTTTAGAAAGCTTTTTCAAATCCAATTCCTGTGACATTCTTGAAAACAAAGAAGGATATATAACAGTACAACTTACTATTGAAATGGATAAGCTTTTAATGAATAGACCATTTTACTGGCACTACCTTGAAAAAACAAACGGGGTACCAAACCCAATGAAACTTACCCTAATCACTGATCAAAATCGTGCGCCAAAAGACCTGAAAGGAGAGGTCATGCATTTCGGTGCTCCCCGTCTTCACCAAATTTTTCAATCAACCAAAACACTGGGAAGCTATATCAGACTTTTTGAACATGTCAAAACAGACGGAGGAAATAAACCTCTCCATCCTTGGGTCGGAGTCAATATCATCGTTTCCTACCAATGCGATATGAAAAAGGACCACCTATACTCGATCGGCCTACATTTAATAAGCGGTACTATAGTCGAAAACTTTCAAGACAAACTTGAAAATTTAGACTTAACACCAAAAATTCCAGATCTTTGCTTTACGATGTCTCCCCTTATTAGGCCGGAAAGTGGTTTAAAACGAATTGAACAATTCATTTTGCAAGATATACAAGCCCAAGATCATACATGGGCAGACAAGGCAAGAGATAGATGGAACGAAGACCTAGAACTTTTAAACCATTTTTACGAAGACCTAGAGGAAAAACCTGAATGCTATGAAGTCGAAAAACAAGCATTGAAAGAGCTTTATGAACCTCAGATTCACATTTCAATTCAAAGCGGCGGGATTTTTTATTTGACCCCGGAAGGTATTTTCAACTCCTAAGTAATGATACTAATTACTTAGGAGAAGTACAAATTGATAAAAATTAATTTTCGTTCGACAAAAATTAATTTTAAAATCTCCGTTTCTTATTAATTTATTGTAAAAATAAAGCCAGAATAACATCTAAAAAACCTTTCTTCTCACCTACTTTTGTAAATTCATTGTAAAAATTACAGATAAATGAAAAAAATTTATTTCATCGACAAAGTTCAGCATACATTGATAATAATTCTCTTTTATAATAGAACTTGTTAATAGTTAAAAAGTTATACATAAATAAAGGACTATAGAAATATAATTATTAACACTTGATGACAAAATAATCAGTACAAAGGCAAACCTATTGAAAAATAGGGACGCAAAGTCACGGGTCTTCAGGTTAACAACTAAGACGGCTGGGCTGCCTGAAATACAGATTGGTATTTTAGGAGGAAAAGAAAAATGGAGATAGTTGAAAAAATCACACATGATGAACAGCTCGATCAAGAGTGGGTCGAGCTCATACTAGAAGCTTTAGAACTAGGAATCAGTGTAGAGGAAATAAAAGATTTCTTATCCAAAAAGTCAAATGCCGTTTTAAAATCGTCATAAATAGTATTAACTCAATGTAAATTTTTTTTGATTTGTGTTCTGCATATAAAACAAACCCTTCTTTATATGTTATAATGGCTTCAATAAGGAAGGTGACTTGACGTGATTGGTCCAAGAATCAAAAAATATCGCACACAAAAAAATCTATCACTGTCCGAACTAGCAGAACGAGCGGGAGTAGCAAAATCCTACCTAAGTTCGATTGAGCGTAATCTCCAGTCAAACCCTTCTGTTCAATTTTTAGAAAAAGTCTCATCAGTTCTTGGTGTATCAGTTAATACTCTTCTTAATGAACATAACGAATCCGACCCAGAAGAGCTTGACATAGAATGGACAAAACTCGTACAGGATGCAATGAAGTCTGGTGTTTCAAAGGAGCAGTTTAAGGAGTTTTTGGAATTTACTAAGTGGAAAATAAGCAATGACAATAAGTAAGAGCATCCCAGGGAGCTAAGGCTTTCGGATGCTCTTTTATTTATAAGCTTATCAATTATTATAAATTTTTCTGCCTCTATATTGTTCATAAATGCGGCAAGAATGCTGAAGGTTAGTTTGGTGGTTGACACTACATATTTTTCCATCGATAATTTCATTTGCACAATAAGGACATATCCATTTTTTTATTTTTGAACTGCTATAGGATGTATTATTACACCTAGTACACGTTTTTCTATACATACACTCCCATCCTTTACTTTAACTATAAAAGACCTCTACTATCCAAAAACCGTGAAAACCAATAATAATGGTATACAATATTGAACCAACCCCTAATATCCTTTTTAAGATGTTCCAGTTGGGAATTTTATCGAAATATAGAAGAGAAAATAAAATGAATGATAGTAATATTTTTGTGAATAAAAAAGGCATTGGCCCTAGATCTAATAGTACGTTCATTAATGGATTAGCTTCCTGAATATGTCTACCTGAAACCCCTATGTATGTTGCTAAGGCATCTACTATGTTTAATAGTGCTATGTAATAACATAAGAATCTCATTTTATCACCTCATATAATTCTCATTCTTTATAGAGAACAAAAGTTTCTAGTTCCAGTCATTTTCTGTTATTGTTGATAAGAATAGATTAATCCACTATAAAGAACAAGTCAATACTATCGTCCCACTAAAACTATATATATTTTCTTAATAAAGAACAAAAGCTATGTTTTCCATCCAATCTCATCCCTTTCCTAGTAATCTTTATACTTTATAAAGAACAAATTGTGCTGTATAATGAATAGTGTACCTATTTAAACTATTATTGATAAGGAGACCCAAAATATGGTTGGAGAAAGAGTAAGGGAGCTGAGGCAGGAAAAGGGATATACAATTAGTGAATTAGCTGAATTAGCTGGGGTATCTAAATCTTATTTAAGTTATATTGAAAGAGATGTGCAAAAGAACCCTTCCATTCAATTTTTAAAAAAGATTGCAATTCCACTTGATACAGAAGTCGAAGATTTATTAGGAGCAACAACCTCCTACGACCCTTTAAACACAAACTTCATTGATAAAGAATGGAATATCTTGTTGAATAAAGCAATAAAGGAGGGTATGAGTAAAAATGATTTTAAAGAGTTTCGGGACTACTTAAGGTTTAAGAAATGGATAAATTCTAAGCAAAGAAACCCCACTACTACACAGGAGGATTTTTCAGATGACTAAAGTGAAGGAACAAATAGGTTTAAAAGATATGGAAAAGGAATGGGTTGAATTAATAAGTGAAGCAAGAAAACTCGGTCTATCCTATGATGCAATAAAAAAATTCCTTCACAATGAGAAAGCATCAAAAAGAAATTAGAAAGTAATATTTGGCATTTGACAAAATGGGGAAAGGGAATTTATAACCTTTCCCATTTTGTATTTACATGGAATCTTAATATGAATTGTACCGATATATAAACTAGTAAGGTAAAATACGTTAAAGAATTCTATAACCAATATTTAATTGTAACAAATATAGATCTCATTTATTTAACAACCTATCATTTTCTTTGTAATAATTAAATAAGGCTAGTATTCATATTATAAATGAATACTAGCCAATTTATTTTCTCTGAAAGTTGAAGATAATTTTTCTTTCTAATTCTAAGCAAAGGTCTATCTCTCCAGATTAGCATAAGATTTTAAGCAGATACTTTACCTCTTAATGTCCAAATCTGATAAATCATCGCTAAAGAAGCAAAGATTGTTAAGTAAGTTAATGTAACCCAGCCTGCCATTAAATAAGGCTGAATTGCATCTTGAACCATATTACTTGTTAAAAACTCTCTATAGTGAACACAGATATATGCTGCAATCATAATAACTATAATACCTAATAAAATAGATTGAACTAATTTACTACTGGTCTTTCCATTTTCTGCATTATATTGATTAGCCCAACCATCCTTTTTACTTGCTGATAACCTTTCAATCCACACTTGTACAAATGTAATCAAGTTAGCCCATAGATAAAGTTCTGGACTTATAAGAAGTCCTGCCATTATAATATCTATTGGACGGTTCATAGGTGTTTTTATAGCTAAAATTATGTTTAAAATTGAAGCGATGGCGATAGGAGTTAACCATATCCATGACCAATAAAATTGATCTGTCGCTAAACTAACCACTAAAAGTAATATAAAAAGTATTCTTACAGTTAGATCCATGAGAGTTTTAGCTTGAGAACGCCATAGTTTTCCCTTATGCCTAGTTTTAACTCCAATTTCTCCGCTTGTTAATAGGCCTACTGTTCCTGATTGCCATTTTACACGTTGTTGACGAAAAGTATGGTACGATCGCATAGCATCAACATAGCAGCGTGCACTTGGACTAATAAGTGTTTTCCAATTAGATTTCTGTAGTTGCCAGGTTAATAGCATATCCTCAACATCACTTTCATCCTGCCATGGACCATCTAATTTGTTATCATCAACAATATTTTGAAGGGCCTCCGGTCTAAATAATGTAGCCTGACCACCAAGAACATAAGTACTTCCTCCATGATATTGTAAATCCAATAACCAACTGGCCATATCTTGTTTTTGCTGATGTGTCCACCATCTAGCTATTGGTCCTCCATATTCACCACTAGCAATTTTTTCTTCATAATATGGGTCTGACTTAGAAATTAAGCTCTTTTTCTTTGGCATTCTCATAGTATACTTTGCCATAACTCCACCAATGTTTCTGGAACTCATTAATCCCTCCCACATATGAAGAATAGCATTGGGAGCAAGGCGACTATCTGCATCCATCCCTAATATACCCTTAATGGAATCCCGATAAAATTCCTGATATTGAGTAAGTTTTTTGTTGTATAAATCTAAATTATCACCATAGATGCTTTTCCATGCAGAATTTAGCGCACCTACTTTTCTTTGCTTGTTATTTTTTGTTGTAATTACTGTTAAATTTAGATTAAATTCCTTTGCAGCATCCAATGCTCTTTCTTCTGTTCTATCAGAACAATTATCCGCAATTACAAAAACATCTAATTCTACATCCCTTGGTAGTACTTGATCCCCCAAACCACCTAAACAATCCCTTATTGATTTTTCTTCGTTATGCGCAGGAATGAATGCAACAATTCTCGGTCTCATATATGTGTGTTTAACACCTGTAGAACTAACAATATTTTCTGCAAGCAAACTACTATATTCTAACAAATTTTGTCGAGGTAATGCCTTTCTTCTTTCTACATAGTTCAACTCGTCTTCCATATGTCTCCCCTCCCGGCATACTATTTGATTGAAATTCGCTCAATTCCACTCTCTAATAAGAACAAATTGTTCTTATTAGAGAACAACACATTATAATAATATTCAATACTTCGACATTTGTAAACTTTTTTATTAGACCAATTATTTTATAATAGTATGAAGATGTTTTTCTATTGCACATAGAACATCCTCTCTCAATTCTTCGTTTTTTAATGCAAAATCTATTGTTGTTAAAATATATCCCAGCTTTTCTCCTACATCATAACGAATACCTTCAAAGTTATATGCGTAAACATCTTGAACTTGATTTAGGTTTTGAATCGCATCAGTTAATTGAATTTCTCCTCCAGCTCCTATTTGATGGAAATCAAGGAATTCAAAAATTTCTGGTGTCAATATATATCTTCCCATAATAGCTAAATCGGAAGGCGGGTTTTCTTTCGGCTTTTCTACAAACGTATTTACCTTATAGCATCTGCCGTTTTGCTGAACTGGTTCAATAATACCATAACGGGTTGTTTCTTCTATTGGTACAGTTTGCACACCGATAACTGAGCAATTTGTCTTTTCATATTGCTCCATTAACTGTTTCAAACTAGGTTTCTCCGCTACTACAATGTCATCTCCAAGTAAAACTGCAAATGGTTCATCTCCAATAAACTTTCTAGCACACCAGACTGCATGCCCCAAGCCCCTTGGCTCTTTTTGCCTAATATAATGGATATTCGCTAGGCTTGAAGAATATTGTACTTTTTCTAATAAATCAAATTTACCCTTCTCCACTAAATTCTGTTCTAATTCAAAAGCATGATCAAAATGATCTTCAATTGCTCTCTTTCCTTTTCCAGTTACAATAATAATATCTTCTATTCCCGATTCAATAGCTTCCTCAACAATGTATTGAATTGTTGGTTTATCAACAATTGGAAGCATTTCCTTAGGCATTGCTTTTGTAGCAGGAAGAAATCTAGTTCCTAAACCTGCAGCAGGTATAATTGCTTTCTTAATCTTGCTCAAAATCAAATTACCTCCTCATTTTAAATGCTATTTATTTATTTTGTATGTTCCATCTAATAACCCTTTTTGTTCTTTATATTAAATATAATAATTCTATATAAAGAACATGTCAATAACCTTTTTTCTCTTTATTAGGTAAATCAACTTATCTAAAGTTCTTTTATCCTTTATGAATAAATGTTAAAAAGGTCGTATTTATGACGACCTTTACTTAGTTCCAAGAACAGAATCGAATTGGCTATTAACGAAAGCGAACTTAATCATTAAGTTCTTCACTCTCCTCCTCCACCATCTCCTCCGCCAAAATCTCCAACCCCATCTGAAGAATCATCATGATCCCTTTTACCATGAGAATCTCCAATAGCCTGCGGTGGAATGAAAGTAGAGTTTTCCTTCCGCTCCTTTGTATGATCTTTTGCTTTTCTACTTATAACCGATGCACCAACAATAACTAAGCATGTAATAAAGATGATCAATAAAATTAATCCTGTCATTAATAAATCCCCCCTATTACCATGATAAACATAATTAAGATTGTCATCAATTCCTTGTATAGATGTTTAACTCAGCTAGTATGGTGTCTACTCTATATTTCCATCAATGTATGAATTTTTTTCCATTGGTAAAAATATCTCATAAGGATGGTGTTCATAGGTGAAGAAATGGATGTTTTTGCTTACTGTTTTATTCGGATTAACAGCGGGTCAGGTTTCATTTTCTCCGGAGGTTCATGCTGTGTCTCAAAAAACGTGGGAAGATGTGGCGGCAAAAGAGACAAAAAAAAGGTATCCGATGTCACAGGGTTTGTTTTCTCAGAAAATTTGGGACAAAAAGAAAGAAGATATTACGGTTAAACAATACAGATTTACATTGCGCGAGGGAATGCAGGACTTTGCTGTATACACGACCATTACGTTTGATTCAGAGACTGGTGAAATTAAGAAAATTCAAGTTATCCCTGAGGCGTAAAAAAGCTGACAAAATGTTGTCAGCTTTTTTTGATAACCTCTTACCTTAGTGATGTTTTCTTTTTTTCATCATAAGCTTTAGGGCGAATGGTAATACTCCGAACCAGCGGTTGCTGTAGTATGAAGTTGTTAAATCTTGATTTTTGCGGTCTTCTTTTTGTTGTCTTCGTGTTTCCTTTGGAGTATCCATGTATTTAACGAGCTGTTGTGTTACATATCTTACATAATCATTTGTAGACAAGGCAAAACACCTCAATTAATTATTGGTTTCTACCTCTATCTATTTCCAATTTCGATTTCTTTTAGTCGTGTTATGATTTCCTTTACAATATCTTCAATATTTTTTTGATCTGTCTCGATTAATAGTGTACAGTCTTTGTAATAGTTTTCACGTGATTGATACAGTTCATTTAGCTCGTCTTTTGATTTTTTGCTTGCTAGCGGACGAGTTTGATCAGAGTGGACTCTTTCATAAATTGTATCAATTTCAGCGTGCAGCATGACGATATGACCATGTTCTTTCATCCAGGCTCTGTTTTCTTCTTTTATAACGATGCCTCCACCAGTTGTTATAATAATATTTTCAGTTGGCAGTTCTTTTAATATTTTGGTTTCTTCAAGTCGAAAAAAGCTCTCACCTTGTTGTTCAAACATTTCTTTTATTGTTTTATTTAATTTCTTGATTATTTCTTGGTCTGTATCCAGGACTGGAAGATTCATTTCAGCTGCTAACTGCTCGCCTACTGTTGTCTTCCCCGCTCCCATAAACCCCGTTAAATAAATTGCTTTCAAAACTTGGTCCTCCATGTTTTCTTTCTACAATACCATATTTCTTAATATTCAGACCAGAATATCATTTCATTTTTTGCTGTATCATATTGGTAAGATGCTGTATATTTTTTGTTCTCATTAGTGTTACATGCTAATTGGACCTCATATATCATATAATCGTTTGTTGACACAGTATAAGTGAAATAGCCATTACTTGTATAAAAGATATTGTTTTGATTTTCAACGATTTCCCCATTTTTTAATTCTTGTAATGATTTTTTTACTGCAATACTCATTAAATTCTCCAGCAAGTAATATTGCTCAGTTTCGCTATAAAATGTTTTTTCTGTAATTAAAAGTGATGAAATATGTGCAACGATTAATATACATAATAAAGCGATTACCATTATACTAGGAAGGATAAAACCTTTTTGGTTTCTCATATTTCTACAAATTCCTTATAGGAATGGAAGATATGCGAATAATGTTTTCCAGCTTCACTAACAACCGAAAGTTCAAAACCCGTTTCTTTCTGTTGAATCGTTACATCCTTAACTTTTAATAACATAATTTCATGTCCTAATCCTTCTACCTGTCTTCTAATGACATTATTGTATTTATTTACGCTAATATTTTGTCCGTGTTTATTATGATAGCTAATGCTCTCTTCATTCACAGTAACATTACTTGATTCTTTGATTTCTCGGTGGAGTTGAATAACGAATAACTCCCATTCAAATGGTTTCAAATCTTTGGGATGTTGAGAATTGGTAACTAAAAAATGAAAGATGATTGTAACAGTGGAAATAATAAAGATGTAAATGAGTAAGGTTACTAGCAAATTCAGTATTGTATACCCCCGTTCATTATGATGTAAGAAGACAAACTGATTTTGTTTTTTGATAATAATTTGTCCATTCCAGGCAGGCTTTTTTATCCGACAGCTCCTCCTTCCAAGTGAGTTTATAAACTACACCGTCCTTCATTATCGATTCATTTACTTTTTCAACATGATGAAAATATACGTTTTGTACTTTTTCATGTAATAATTTTATTGCCGTTAAAGATTGCTTCGTGTTAGCCCTTTCTTGTGTAAGTAAAACGAGTTGTGGAACTAAAACAGTGACGATAACTAGCCAAATACTAAAAGCTGCCATGGTTTCTGCTAGAGAGAAGCCTTTACAATTTTTGAATATTGAATCGCCCCTTACCAAGATAAAAAACCACCTTATATGTTTGATTTTTATAATATAAATGAATTGTCCCGCTTTTTCGGATCGATCCGTTACTATTAAAGGTGATAAGTTGTAAGTTATTAGCCTGTATATTTATTTCATCATTATAATCTCTTTGAATCAGTGGCAAAGAAATCTTATTCTCACCGATCGTGTATTTATACTCTGTTGGAACAAAGATAATAGAGGTTGCCTCCTTATTAACTAGCGCATATTGTTGGGCAAACATTATATCTTTTTCAAATTGATGTAGAAACGTATCAATCACCTTTTGATGATATATCGGTACAAGGTTAATGATTAAGACTAAACTCATAATACTCACAATGAATAGAACTAAAATCGATTCAATTAATGTAAAACCATTTTTTTCAGTCTCCAGATTCAACCTCAGAAACCTCACCATCGGTTGAAATGATTACATTGTTTCCATTAGGACAAACAGGAAGCTCACGGATATACCCGCCGTCTTTTAAATTTTGCATTGTTGGTATTTCCTTATTGTCTATATGATATGAGGTTGCTTGTGCTTGAACCATATTGACTAAACCTTCACATCCCTTCTTTTGGATGCCTTGATTATGTTGTGTAACATTTGGAATTGTAATTAGCAGTAGTACTGAGATAACAAGCAAAACGATTAGCATTTCAATTAACGTAAATCCTTTTTCCTTATTCATAAGATCCTCCTAGAAATTTTCCATCATTTTATACATTGGCATCAGCATCGATAAATAGACGAACAAGACAATAATACCAACAAAAGCATAAATAACTGGTTGTATCATGGTCATTATTTTAATGATCGATTGCTCCAGCTTTTCTATAATGAGTTGGCTATATGTATAGAGCTCTCTTGAAAGTTGTCCATTTGCTTGTCCGTGTAAAATAACTAATGAAAGTTCTTTTTCATAAAAACCACGTTCCTCAATAATTGTGTGCAATTGTTCTCCCTCACTTAATCTGCTTATTAAGTGATTTCCCTCTACTTTAAAAAAAGGTAACAAATCCTGATTCTGAAATACTTTTAAGCTTTCTAAAGTTGACATACCCCCTTTTAATAAATTACTTAGCTGTAAAGAAAAAAAATAACTATGAAGAATCATAAAGAGCCTTCTAATGAGAGGGATCTTCACCAGTAACATCATGCGCTCTTCTACCGACTTTTTCCGAAAAACGAAAAAGTAATAGCTGACCAAACCTATCGAAAATGCTACTGCCAAAAGGCTTAACCATTTAAGGGCAGAAAAAACAACAATAAGAAAGACGGAGAAGAAGCTTGTTTCAATATTCATTGATTGATAAAGCTGTTCAAACTGAGGGCTTATGATAAAGTGAACGATCGTCAAGATAATACCGACAGAAATCAAGAGGAAAAGTGGATAGCGTAATAGCTTTGTCAGCTTATCGAACTGGGTGATTTTTTTTTGTAATATCTCGCTACATTCCCGTAAAGAAAATTCTAAATCACCATGTTGCTCGGCAAAATAAAGATAGCTGATCACATCGCGGTGAAAGTGGAGCTGACTAAGGGCCTTTCGAAGAGAATTACCAGATGAAAGTTGGTTTAGACATTGAAGTAGATCCATTCTTTTAGATCCATGTTCATTTAAATAGATAAAGTTCAGCGCTTCATTTAATGTATAACCTTTGTCTAATAGACTACTTAATCTTTTTAATATCATCGTTTGATCATATAATGTCCATTTTTTAATCTTCATGATGAAATACCCAGCGATCATACGAATTTGGATATAAGTACCCTAGTGCAATTCCCTTCTTAATCACATCTTTAAGTGTTTGATACTGGTATTGGCTTACTTCTCCCTGTGCCTCCTTTATAACAGCTGAAAGATTTCTTCCATAAAGTAACTCATAAATACTTAATCGTCTTTTTTGTCTAAGCTTTTTACAAAATGGTGAACAATTTCCTTCACAAAATGGACATGTTAATTGAACAAGTCTTTGAGCTGAGACCGCTATTAATGTTTGTTCTATCTCAGATAGACTAACATCAAATTCTAATAACCGGTATATGGCTCCTTTTGCATCTCTCGTGTGCATGGTCGAGAGTACCAAATGTCCCGTTAAGCTCGCCCTTATTGCAATCTGAGCTGTTTCTCTGTCTCTTATTTCTCCAACCATAATGATATCGGGGTCATGCCTTAATATTGCTTTTAATCCTGCAGCATAAGTGATTCCGGCTTTTTCGTTAACTTGGACTTGCAACACTTCCTCACTTTTGGTTTCAACGGGATCTTCGAGTGTGATAATATTTCGATTAAAATGGCGCTTGGCGTAGTGGATGAGTGAATATAATGTTGTCGTTTTACCTGATCCAGTTGGACCTGTGAAAATCATCAATCCATGGGAATGATTTAATATGGACAACAGTTTTTTAGTTGTAGCAGGAAACAGTGATAAGTGAGTAATCGGTGGTATTTTTTCTTGAGGTAAAATTCGGATAACAAGGCTTTCTTCGTGTATAGTTGGTAATGTTGAGAGTCTTAAGTGAACATTAATATTGGTTGTTGCAAGAGATAAAGACCCATTTTGCGGCCTTCTTCTTTCCCCAATATCCATCGACGCAAGGAATTTTAAATGTGATATCATGCGCCCGCAAATTTCCTTTTTCATAGAATGCTTTTCAATTAAATCATCGTCAACGCGAAACTGAATAAGTGTTTCGTGTTCCCTTGGTATTATGTGTATATCTGATGCACGTAACGCACAGGCTTCCTCTATTATTCGCTCACTAATTTGTTCAATGGATGGCAACTTATTTTCTCCTTTCCTTATGATAAAACCATTGTACAAAACAATAGAGTGTCGTGCACATATGGAAAATGCCGATTTACTAGT carries:
- a CDS encoding DEAD/DEAH box helicase, whose translation is MNIKTNFFFSWQEGFLEKLNNDGPWSNWELYKLAYEVQKNTQVPSFEGLQAPKHLPHFTPLPHQLEVAQRVVEKMNGKAILADEVGLGKTIEAGLILKEYMIRGLVKKVLILVPASLVSQWARELIEKFFIPAVEQKKSYVWEACDVVVSSIDTAKRSPHRDIVYNQNYDLVIIDEAHKLKNNKTKNYEFVQNLKKKYCLLLTATPVQNRVEEIFNLVSLLKPGHLGNEAYFSDVFSAKERSIEDHEQLRELINKVMIRNRRGDTGIEWPKRIVETVPIEFSETEQHLYDTISALKSSSQYAANTFSIMTLQREACSSREAVYMTLKKMLDLPEEEEAVLPNDVIKEIMMAIDGVTQNSKALKVVELIKELDDKVIIFTEYRATQFYLQWFLQQHGITSVPFRGGFKRGKKDWMKELFKNRVQVLIATEAGGEGINLQFCHNIINYDLPWNPMRLEQRIGRIHRLGQEQDVNIYNMATKNTVEEHILTLLYDKINLFEKVIGDLDEILTRLEIKNFEEHIQDIMYHSKSDREMKIKMENLTSILDYAQASQEQRKAASGDK
- a CDS encoding YqhG family protein is translated as MQQEQIHHFLESFFKSNSCDILENKEGYITVQLTIEMDKLLMNRPFYWHYLEKTNGVPNPMKLTLITDQNRAPKDLKGEVMHFGAPRLHQIFQSTKTLGSYIRLFEHVKTDGGNKPLHPWVGVNIIVSYQCDMKKDHLYSIGLHLISGTIVENFQDKLENLDLTPKIPDLCFTMSPLIRPESGLKRIEQFILQDIQAQDHTWADKARDRWNEDLELLNHFYEDLEEKPECYEVEKQALKELYEPQIHISIQSGGIFYLTPEGIFNS
- a CDS encoding anti-repressor SinI family protein — its product is MEIVEKITHDEQLDQEWVELILEALELGISVEEIKDFLSKKSNAVLKSS
- a CDS encoding helix-turn-helix domain-containing protein, producing MIGPRIKKYRTQKNLSLSELAERAGVAKSYLSSIERNLQSNPSVQFLEKVSSVLGVSVNTLLNEHNESDPEELDIEWTKLVQDAMKSGVSKEQFKEFLEFTKWKISNDNK
- a CDS encoding DUF5658 family protein, with protein sequence MRFLCYYIALLNIVDALATYIGVSGRHIQEANPLMNVLLDLGPMPFLFTKILLSFILFSLLYFDKIPNWNILKRILGVGSILYTIIIGFHGFWIVEVFYS
- a CDS encoding helix-turn-helix domain-containing protein, producing the protein MVGERVRELRQEKGYTISELAELAGVSKSYLSYIERDVQKNPSIQFLKKIAIPLDTEVEDLLGATTSYDPLNTNFIDKEWNILLNKAIKEGMSKNDFKEFRDYLRFKKWINSKQRNPTTTQEDFSDD
- the sinI gene encoding DNA-binding anti-repressor SinI, which codes for MTKVKEQIGLKDMEKEWVELISEARKLGLSYDAIKKFLHNEKASKRN
- a CDS encoding glycosyltransferase family 2 protein, producing MRPRIVAFIPAHNEEKSIRDCLGGLGDQVLPRDVELDVFVIADNCSDRTEERALDAAKEFNLNLTVITTKNNKQRKVGALNSAWKSIYGDNLDLYNKKLTQYQEFYRDSIKGILGMDADSRLAPNAILHMWEGLMSSRNIGGVMAKYTMRMPKKKSLISKSDPYYEEKIASGEYGGPIARWWTHQQKQDMASWLLDLQYHGGSTYVLGGQATLFRPEALQNIVDDNKLDGPWQDESDVEDMLLTWQLQKSNWKTLISPSARCYVDAMRSYHTFRQQRVKWQSGTVGLLTSGEIGVKTRHKGKLWRSQAKTLMDLTVRILFILLLVVSLATDQFYWSWIWLTPIAIASILNIILAIKTPMNRPIDIIMAGLLISPELYLWANLITFVQVWIERLSASKKDGWANQYNAENGKTSSKLVQSILLGIIVIMIAAYICVHYREFLTSNMVQDAIQPYLMAGWVTLTYLTIFASLAMIYQIWTLRGKVSA